The following nucleotide sequence is from Halogeometricum borinquense DSM 11551.
CAAAGGACACAACACCTACCATCTGGAACCGACGGCCCGCGACCTCGAGTTTGCACTCCTGATGGCGGGTGACATGCTGTCGCCGTTCATCGGCGAAGAGGAGGTCAACGCCAACAGCAACGCCTTCTCGCAGTGGCTGATGAACCTCGCGTACGAGGAGTACTAGACGGCGTCACGTCCGCAACTGTTGCACGACCAGACCGCAACTGTCTCTCGACCGTCCGACGAGTCCGGTCGAGCAAACCGTGCGGACATCGATTTTTTCTCTTTCGTCACACGCCGAAGAGACGCATCGCTCGGCATCTGCGTCTGTTGTGTGGTGTCGTCGTTGCGTCGTGTAACCGTCAACTGCCAAATCGAACGCAGCGCTGACCGCAGAGAGGTAAAGAGAACTCGAAGTGTCGCGGGAGAGTCCGCGCGAAGCGGTGTGGGTCGCTACTCGGCCGGTTCGTCCGTCTCGTCGTCCTCTTCGGACGGTTCGAGTTCGTTCTCAGCGATGTAGTCGCTGATTTCGTCGTTGTCGAGTTCGACGAACGCCTCCGTCTCGGCGGAGATGGTCGCAACGTCCACGCCGCCCTCTTCGATTTCGTCGTCGTTCGTGGAGGCGATAGCGCGGAGTGCGAGGCCGATGCCCTCATCGAGGGTCAGGTCGTCGCGGTAGTTCTCTTCGAGGAATCCCTGAAGATCACCGCGGTCGGCACCGATGGAGACTGCCTTCCACTCGTACGGGGTTCCCGAGGGGTCCGTCTCGTACAGACGCGGCGTCCCGTTCTCGATGCCGCCGATGAGGAGCGCGACGCCGAACGGGCGGGCACCGCCGACCTGCGTGTACTGCTGGATGTGGTCGGTGACTTCCTTCGTCAGCGTCTCGATACCGATGGGCTCGCCGTAGCGCAGTCGGTTGACCTGCGATTGGCGGCGGGCGAAGTCGATGAGTTGACGCGCGTCGGCGACGTGGCCCGCCGACGCGATGCCGATGTGGTCGTCCGATTTGTGAATCTTCTCGACACTCGTCGGTTCCATAAGCGGCGAGCGCGAGCGTTTGTCGGCGGCGAGAACAACGCCCTCGGGCGTTCGGACGCCGATACTCGCCGTTCCTCGCTTGACTGCTTCACGCGCGTACTCTACCTGGTAAAGACGACCATCGGGCGAGAAGATGGTAATCCCGCGGTCGTATGCCTGCTGTTGGGCTTGTCCCTGCATAAGTTATCACTCGAAATCGAGTTGCGTCGCGCCGACGAACCCGTCGGCCCCACGAACGTCGATCCGTGAATCACGGACGACGGCGGGCCGCGACTCGTCCTCGAACACGACGTCTCTCTCTTTGGGAGTTCCGGCCCGGCGTCCTAAATACCTTTCTTCACAGGCACGTACCGTCCCTGAGATTCCGGCGACTCGGACGCCGACGGGCGACCCGTTCACCGTCGAAATGCAGGTAAGTGCCGCCCGCGCCCGGTCCTCCTCACCGCGATACGCTCGCACGATTGTCTCACCGTCACCGTCGGCAAACGAGAACGACAACACCGTCAGATCAGCGGCCGCGCTACCGCTGTCACCGTAGAGGTTCTGTGCGGCGTACCACAGTTCGCGCTGGAAGTCGCCTCTGTCGAACTGCGCGTCGGGCCACGACTCCAGTTCGACGGCGAGATATCGCCACCGGGGCTGGAGGTGTTTCGGGAGGTGTTTCATCTACTCGTCGAGAGAGACTCGCTTGCCCGCGTCACCGAAGCGCTCAGCGACGAGGACGCCAACTTGCTCGTGGACGCGTTCGACGGCCGTGAGGACGAATCCTTCGTCGGTGAGTGCGTCCGCCAACGTTCCGACGGTCGCCGGATCGTCCACTTCAGGACTGTAGAACGGTTTTTCGGGGTCGGGCGTCCCGAAGAACATGACGTCTCCGAGGACGAACTTGTCCGGGTTCAGGTCCGCGATGACCGCGATGGCCTCGCGTTTCTCCTCGTCGGAGAGGTGGTGCATGGCGAAGTTCGAGGTGACGATGTCTACTTCGTCCTCGTAGTTCGGGTCTCTGAAACGTCCCTCACCGAACTCGACGTTGTCGATCCCAGCGTCTTGGGCCTTCTCTCGCGCTTGTTCGAGCATTCCTTCGCTGATGTCGCGTCCGACAACGCGCTTTGCGTCCGGTGCGAGCGCAAGGGCGATAGCACCCGTGCCCGTTCCGAGGTCTAAGACAACGTCTTCGTCGGTCGGGTCGGCGTGTTCAACGACGAGATTTGCGCACGCGAGATACTCGTCAGAGTCCTGTTCGTCGTCGTACTCGGCCGCAGCAGCGGAGAAGCGCTCGGCGTGTTCCTCAATTGTCTTCTTCATATTTGCCACGTTTGATGCCCGGGGCTATGAACGACTCGGACAGTCGCTCTCGGTTCTCGGCGACGATTCGACCCCACTCGGTCAGTCCGTCACAGACCCACTCCGCTCCGAGACCGATTTCCTCACCGACCGCGGCGAGTTCCCGGGGTGCGCGGAGTTCCAAGTGCGAAGCGGCGTTCGCGCTGACGACGTACGGCGTGTCGTAGTGGTCGAGGATGCGCTTGAGTTTGCGGAGATTATCGAGGTGTTGGACGCGGTGACCACCGGTTGCTCGGAGTGCCGGGCCGAGGGCAAACTCGATGCGGACGCCGTTCCGTTTCGCGGCCTTCGCGAGGACGTGGTTTACGTCGCCATCGCCCGCGAACGGTCGGGTGAGTACGTCCACACGCTCTTGTTCGACGGCGAATCGGTTCAGCCGGTTCGTTCCGCCGCGGACGAGAACGAGCGTTCGGGACGTTCGGAAGTTTCCGACCGCACCGCTTGCCTGTTCCGGGCTTTCGGCGATGATTTCAGCGGCATCGACGACATCGCACGTCGCCGCTTCGCAAAGCGTCTCGTAGTCGGGCCGGGCGTCCTCGCCGCGGACGACCACGCCGTCGTACCCGTACTGGGCGGCAGTCTCCGCAAGTCGGGCCGCCGTACTGTCGCCGTCCGGGTGCGCGTGGACCGCCTCGTACATATGTACCCGGAATCCGTGGACGAGTATGGCAGTTACGCTTCAGCGGACGGCAGTGAAGAAAACAGTCAAGAATCGAGAGAAACGGCGTTAGTCCCGCCGTGCGAAGAGAGCAGCAGCCAGCGCCGCACCGACCAGACCGACGACCGGGCCGAATCCGGGAATACCCGTGGACGACGATTCCGTCGTTGTCTTGGGTTGCTCGGCGGCGGGTCGAAGTTCACCGGCGTACGTCGTTTCCGGGCCGTCAGGATCCGTCGCGTGACGGAGCGTCACGTTCACCGACGTGCTGGCGTTGTCCGGGACGGAACTGAGGTTGAACGCGGCTTCGTAGGTGCCGTCCTCGGTAACGTTCGCCCGTGCTTCCTTCGAGAAGCGATACTCGCCGTTGTTCGACCGCAGGTAGACCAGCAGTTCGGTTCCGGGTTCGAGCGTCGTCTCACCGCTGACGGTCTGATCGTCAGTCGGGTAGAACGTCGTCGAGTCTTTCGTGGGAGAGAACGCATCGGACGCGGCAGCGACGGGCGCGACGACGGCCGCCAGCGCTACGAACGCTGTCAGGAGGAGTGTTGCACCGATACGGCGGCGCGAAGGCTGTGCGTCGGTCTCTGTCGGAGGGCGTTCTGTCATTGAAATCAGCAGACTACGGTCGAATTGTCCCGAATTAATATCTGTTGAACTGATGTTTCGGCAACAACATCCGATACTGACACGAGACAGGAATACCGACGTTTAGAGTGCTGAAAACCTGTCCGAGAGATACTGACTATCGCGATTACGTGTCGCCGACGAGTTCGGTCGCCGCATCAGTGAGAGCGGTCGCGGCACGGCGAACGGCATCGGTCCGGACGTACTCTCGTTCAGCGTGGGCAACCGCACCGTGGTCGTCGGCGAGGACGCCCGGCCCGAAGACGACGACAGGTGCGGGCGAAAAGTACGACGCCTCCGTGGCCGCGGTGAACGGTCGAACGTCGCCCGACCCGCCCGCGCGTCTCGACGCCGCGGCGACTGTCTGGACGAGTTCGTGATCGTCGTCGGTGGCGAACGCTTCGAGAAACGGCGTCGGCCGGTCGGTAAGCGAGAACTCGACGCCGACATCGTCCGGAACGGCATCTCGGACGGCGGATTCCAGCGACGACCGGAACTCTTCGGCTGTCTCTGGGGGAACGCTTCGCCTGTCGAGGACCAGACGGCACTCGGCGGGTACCTGGTTCGTAGACTCCCCGCCCTCCACCGTCGTCGGCGTAAGCGTTGCGGCACCCAACTGCGGATGTTCGTCGCGCCCGTCGTCGAACGAGCGAATCGCCGTGAGAGCCTGTTCGAGGGCGAACACCGCGTTGACACCCGAGGCCGGTTCCGCGGCGTGGGAGGCGACGCCCGACAGCCTGAGCGTCCCCTGAAAGCGTCCCTTCGCGGCGGTACACACGTCGAGTCCGGTCGGTTCGCCGACGATGTACAGATCCGCATCGAGGTCGAGTGCGTCCGCGCCGGTCGAAAGAACCTCCTCGTCGGGCGTGACGGCGACCGTCACCCGCGCCCCGTCGGCAGGTTCGACAGCGAAGAACGCCGCGAGGATCGCCGCCAGCGGCCCCTTCGCGTCACAGGATCCGCGGCCGCGAATCACGTCGTCGCTGTCGTCGCCGTCACCCCTTCCGTCCCTGCGTTCGAACGGGACGTGCGGCGAGACGGTGTCGATATGCGTGTTGAAGACCAGATGTCTCTCCGGGTCGTCGTCGCCCTTCGACGCCAGTGTATTACCCGCATCGTCCACCGTCGGCTCGACACCGTGGGAAGCGAGCGTCTCTACGAGGAGTTCACGCATCTCGGCAACGTCCTCGTTCGAGGCGACCGGAACGGCCCGTTCGAGAAACGCGACCGGGTCGAACTCACTCATTACGGCGTTCGGACGGTCACGTCGAGTTCGGTCTCGAACTCGTGTTCGGCCGGACCGGTGAGCGTGGCCGGGCCGTCGTCGGGGACCGTGATTTCCAACTCGCCGCCCGGCGGCGAAACGGTCACAGGGTCGTCCCCATCGACCAGTCCGACGCGCTTTGCGGCGGCGACGACGGCGACCGCGCCCGTTCCGCAGGACTGCGTCTCGCCTTCGACGCCGCGTTCGAAGGTTCGCTGACGGAATGATCCGTCGTCGTTCTGCGAAGCGACGGTCACGTTCGCACCGTCGGGGAACACGTCCGCGTGGCGGACCGCGGGAGCGACTGATTCGAGGGCTACAGCGTCTACGTCGTCAACGAACGCGATAGCGTGCGGAACGCCCGTGTTCAGCGCAGTGACTGTCAGCCCCTCGATTTCCTCCTCGACAAGTTCCTCCTCGCGGGCGAGAGGGACATCTCGCGGCCGGAACGACGGAGCACCCATCTCGATGGTCACGCGGTCGTCCTCGACGACGGCGTGACGCGTTCCGGCAGGCGTGTCGATCATCAGTTCGTCCGAGCCAGTTCGCTCAGCGGCCCACGCTGCGGCACATCGAGCGCCATTGCCGCACATTGCGGCGACAGAGCCGTCCGGTTGGACGAGCGTCATCACGACGCGAGGCGGTGAATATCGGCCTTCGAGTGCGAGAAAGAGAACGCCATCCGCGCCGCGCCGTTCCGAACCGTCGCCGTCGATGCCCGATTCTCGATTACAGTGTGCCGACGCGAACGCGGGTCGGTCAGGGACCGACTCGTCCGCATCGACAACGATGAAGTCGTTTCCAGTTCCGTGGTACTTTGCGACTGGTACTCGTTCGTGTAGTACACTCATGCTTCTAGCTCCGTCAGGTCAGTCAGGGTCTCCCGTCGCCGCACGAGGCGGGCCGCTCCGCCCGACAGTGCGACTTCGGCCGGTCGCGGCCGCGAGTTGTAGGTGCTTGCCATCTCGTATCCGTAGGCCCCCGCGTTCCCGACGGCGAGGAGATTTCCCCGCCGAGGGTATGCGAGTAGCCGGTTCTCACACATCACATCCGCCGACTCACAGATAGGCCCCGCGACGGTGGCAGAAATCGCCTCTACGTCGTCCGCCGCCGAGACGTTACGAATCTCGTGATACGCGTCGTACATCGCCGGGCGGAGCAGAGTGGTCATCCCGGCATCCACACCGACCACCGTCGCGTCGGGTGCTTCCTTGACAGTGTTGACGCGCGTGAGGAGGACGCCAGCGTCGGCGACGACGTACCGGCCGGGTTCGACCGCGAGCGTCCCCGAGACATCTCCGAGGGCCTCCCGAGTGGCGTCGGCAACGCTGTCGAGGTCGAGCGGCGGTTCGTCCGCTCGGTAGGGAACACCGAATCCGCCGCCTACGTCCACGAATTCGAGCGAACCAACACGGGATTCCACATTGCGGGTGAGTTCGCCCATCCGACGGACGAGTTCGCGGTGGTTCGAGAGGTCGTCGCCGGAGATACCGCTTCCGGCGTGAGCGTGCAGGCCGACGAGGTCGAAGTCGTCAGCGATGGATTCGGCCAGTTCGGGGACGTCATCGTACGGGACGCCGAACTTCGCGTTCGCTCCTGTCCGGACCTTCTCGTGGTGGCCCGCACCGACGCCCGGATTGGCGCGGATGCAGAGACGCCCGTCGAACCCGCGTTCGCGCAAGCGGTCCGCCGTGTCCGCCGCGCCGACGGTGACGGTCAGTTCGGGGTGGTCGCGCCATCGGTCTACAACGTGGTCCAAATCGCGGGCGGGCGGGTTGACCGCGGTGTACTGTATCTCCGAACCCTCGTATCCAGCATTGAGCGCGCGTTCGACCTCGCCCGCAGAGGCACACTCGGCGGCGAGTCCGGCCTCGCGGACGGTTTCGAGGACGGCCCGGCCGGTGTGAGCCTTCACTGCGTAGCGAACTTCCTCCGCAGAGAACGCCTCTTGGAGGCGAGCGCAGTTCTCCTGAACCCGGTCGGTATCGATGACGTAGAGGGGCGTCCCGTACTCGTCGGCAAGCCGGGCGAGTCTGTCGGCGTCCCACTCGGAGAGACGGCGAATCTGCGGGTTCTCCGCGTCCGTGTTCGGTTCCGACTCTGCTTCCGTGCCTGCATCAGACTCTGCTTCCGCACTCGCATCCGCCCCCGATCCGCCATCGGCAGGCGTCATTCGCGCAGTGCCTCCTCACGCCGCGTCTTGTCGAGTGTATCCTCCTCGATATCGAGCGCGACGACGGCGGGCTTGTATGCGCCGCCCGCGAAGATCTCGTGATCGCCGATAGATGATTCGACGTAGCGGGTGAACGCTCGGCGGTTCGACGGGAGGTGCCCGTACAGGACTTCCTCCGCTACGAGGTCGTAGACAGGGATTCGCGGCGAGAGCAAGGTGTTCTCTCCGACGATGGTATTCTCGCCGACGTGGAATCCGGATGTGACGCGACAGCCCGCGCCGAGTGAGACGCCGTCTTCGATGATGACGGGCGCGTCTTCGACCGGTTCGAGGACGCCGCCAATGAGCGTGTTCGCGCCCAATTTGACGTTCTGTCCGAGTTGCGCGCACGACCCGACGGTGTCACAGGAGTCAACGAGGGTCCCGTCGCCGACGTACGCACCGATGTTGACGAACGAGGGCGACATCATGATACAGTCGGAGCCGAGGAACGCCCCGCGGCGGATTGTCGTGCCGTCGGGCGTGTTCCGGGTTCCGCGGGTGCCGAGGTCGGCCGTGTCGCGCAGGGGGAGTACATCGTAGTACGTCGTGCCGCCGTAATCGCGGCCGATAGTTTCACGTAGCCCGAAGTTCAGGAGAATGCCCCGCTTGACCCACTCGTTGACGACCCAGCCGTCCGGTCCGGAGTCGCCAACCTGCTCGGCCGCCCGCACCTCGCCCTGTTCGAGCGAGACGAGGAAGGCGTCGAGCGTCGCCAACGTCTCGGAACCGGCCGTTGCGGCGTCGATATCGTCGTCTTGGTAGCGCTGCCACAGGTCGTCGATTTCGGATTGGATGCTCATGCGTCGAGTACCTCGTCGAAGTCGTACCGTCCAGCGTCTCGATCTGCGAGCCAGACGGCGGCATCGAGGGCACCGGCGGCGAAGACGCCGCGGGACCCCGCACGGTGCGTCAGACTGAGCAGTTGGTGGTCGTCCGCGAGAAGAACCTCGTGTTCACCGGTCACGCCCCCCGCGCGCCGGGCATGGACGCCGATTTCCCCCCCCATCCGAGGTTGATCGCCCTCACGCCCGTACACGCGTTCGGACTCGCCGCGAACGTCATCGATCTCGGTTAAGAGGGTGTTCGCGGTCCCCGAGGGTGCGTCACGCTTGCCGTTGTGGTGCGTCTCCGTCACCTCCACGTCGTAGTTGGGGAGGGCGGCGACGGCCTCGCGGACGGCGCGGCGGAGTGCCGCAACGCCGCGCGAGAAGTTCGTCGCGTGCAGGAGCGGGACGGATTCGGCCGCCTCGTCCAGCGCAGCGTGTCCGTCTTCGTCGAAGCCGGTGGTACCGACGACGACGCCGACGCCCGCCTCGGCGCACGCGGCGACGTACTCCACACTTGACTCCGGACCGGTGAAATCCACCATCACGTCCGGATCCGTTTCAGCAAGGAGTTCGGGCAGGTCGTCGGCATCGCGGACCGGAACCCCCGAAACCGCCTCGATCGGACTCCGGTTTACCGCGAGGACGACCTCGACATCGTCACGACTGTCGGCTACGTCGATGAGTTCGCGGCCCATCCGACCAGCGGCACCCGTGATAGCGACGCGGACGGGAGCTGCCATCTATGCGCCCCCCGCGGGTTCGAGTCCCAGCGACGCCTCACGAGTTGCCTCCAACTGTTCGAGTGTCGCTTCCAGCATCTCGTAGTGTTCGTCGCGCAGTTCGGTCAACGGCGGACGGAGGGTTCCCGGCGCGTACCCGCGAATCTCCATGGCCGCCTTCACCGGGATGGGGTTCGTCTCGATGAACAACTGCCGCGAAAGCGGTCCGAGTTCGTGGTGGAGTTCGCGCGCGCTGTCGAAGTCGCCGTCCAGCGCGGCGTGAACCATCGCAGCGGTCCGTTCGGGTTCGATATTTCCGGTGACGGAGATGACGCCGTGACCGCCCACTGAAATCACCGGTAGCGTCAGAGCGTCGTCGCCCGAGAGAATAGCGAACTCCTGCTCGCGCGTGCGCTCGACGACCTCCGAAATCTGTCCGATGTCGCCGCTTGCGGCCTTGTAGCCCGCGATGTTCTCGTGGTCTGCGAGGGTCGCCACCGTTGCTGGTTCGATGTTGCTTCCCGTGCGCGAGGGAACGTTGTAAACGATCTGAGGAACGTCAACCTCGTCGGCAATCGTCTGATAATGTTCGATGA
It contains:
- a CDS encoding M20 family metallopeptidase, which produces MSEFDPVAFLERAVPVASNEDVAEMRELLVETLASHGVEPTVDDAGNTLASKGDDDPERHLVFNTHIDTVSPHVPFERRDGRGDGDDSDDVIRGRGSCDAKGPLAAILAAFFAVEPADGARVTVAVTPDEEVLSTGADALDLDADLYIVGEPTGLDVCTAAKGRFQGTLRLSGVASHAAEPASGVNAVFALEQALTAIRSFDDGRDEHPQLGAATLTPTTVEGGESTNQVPAECRLVLDRRSVPPETAEEFRSSLESAVRDAVPDDVGVEFSLTDRPTPFLEAFATDDDHELVQTVAAASRRAGGSGDVRPFTAATEASYFSPAPVVVFGPGVLADDHGAVAHAEREYVRTDAVRRAATALTDAATELVGDT
- the dapB gene encoding 4-hydroxy-tetrahydrodipicolinate reductase; amino-acid sequence: MAAPVRVAITGAAGRMGRELIDVADSRDDVEVVLAVNRSPIEAVSGVPVRDADDLPELLAETDPDVMVDFTGPESSVEYVAACAEAGVGVVVGTTGFDEDGHAALDEAAESVPLLHATNFSRGVAALRRAVREAVAALPNYDVEVTETHHNGKRDAPSGTANTLLTEIDDVRGESERVYGREGDQPRMGGEIGVHARRAGGVTGEHEVLLADDHQLLSLTHRAGSRGVFAAGALDAAVWLADRDAGRYDFDEVLDA
- the lysA gene encoding diaminopimelate decarboxylase, with amino-acid sequence MTPADGGSGADASAEAESDAGTEAESEPNTDAENPQIRRLSEWDADRLARLADEYGTPLYVIDTDRVQENCARLQEAFSAEEVRYAVKAHTGRAVLETVREAGLAAECASAGEVERALNAGYEGSEIQYTAVNPPARDLDHVVDRWRDHPELTVTVGAADTADRLRERGFDGRLCIRANPGVGAGHHEKVRTGANAKFGVPYDDVPELAESIADDFDLVGLHAHAGSGISGDDLSNHRELVRRMGELTRNVESRVGSLEFVDVGGGFGVPYRADEPPLDLDSVADATREALGDVSGTLAVEPGRYVVADAGVLLTRVNTVKEAPDATVVGVDAGMTTLLRPAMYDAYHEIRNVSAADDVEAISATVAGPICESADVMCENRLLAYPRRGNLLAVGNAGAYGYEMASTYNSRPRPAEVALSGGAARLVRRRETLTDLTELEA
- the dapF gene encoding diaminopimelate epimerase — translated: MSVLHERVPVAKYHGTGNDFIVVDADESVPDRPAFASAHCNRESGIDGDGSERRGADGVLFLALEGRYSPPRVVMTLVQPDGSVAAMCGNGARCAAAWAAERTGSDELMIDTPAGTRHAVVEDDRVTIEMGAPSFRPRDVPLAREEELVEEEIEGLTVTALNTGVPHAIAFVDDVDAVALESVAPAVRHADVFPDGANVTVASQNDDGSFRQRTFERGVEGETQSCGTGAVAVVAAAKRVGLVDGDDPVTVSPPGGELEITVPDDGPATLTGPAEHEFETELDVTVRTP
- a CDS encoding RNase P subunit p30 family protein — its product is MYEAVHAHPDGDSTAARLAETAAQYGYDGVVVRGEDARPDYETLCEAATCDVVDAAEIIAESPEQASGAVGNFRTSRTLVLVRGGTNRLNRFAVEQERVDVLTRPFAGDGDVNHVLAKAAKRNGVRIEFALGPALRATGGHRVQHLDNLRKLKRILDHYDTPYVVSANAASHLELRAPRELAAVGEEIGLGAEWVCDGLTEWGRIVAENRERLSESFIAPGIKRGKYEEDN
- a CDS encoding BGTF surface domain-containing protein, translated to MTERPPTETDAQPSRRRIGATLLLTAFVALAAVVAPVAAASDAFSPTKDSTTFYPTDDQTVSGETTLEPGTELLVYLRSNNGEYRFSKEARANVTEDGTYEAAFNLSSVPDNASTSVNVTLRHATDPDGPETTYAGELRPAAEQPKTTTESSSTGIPGFGPVVGLVGAALAAALFARRD
- the dapA gene encoding 4-hydroxy-tetrahydrodipicolinate synthase — its product is MTNFDLTGVYPAMTTPFAPDGSIDHETLADDTRRLERAGVDGLVPVGSTGESATLTHDEHIEVVETVVEAAEDVPVIAGSGSNSTREALELSRRSADVGADGLLLISPYYNKPEQAGLIEHYQTIADEVDVPQIVYNVPSRTGSNIEPATVATLADHENIAGYKAASGDIGQISEVVERTREQEFAILSGDDALTLPVISVGGHGVISVTGNIEPERTAAMVHAALDGDFDSARELHHELGPLSRQLFIETNPIPVKAAMEIRGYAPGTLRPPLTELRDEHYEMLEATLEQLEATREASLGLEPAGGA
- the psmA gene encoding archaeal proteasome endopeptidase complex subunit alpha yields the protein MQGQAQQQAYDRGITIFSPDGRLYQVEYAREAVKRGTASIGVRTPEGVVLAADKRSRSPLMEPTSVEKIHKSDDHIGIASAGHVADARQLIDFARRQSQVNRLRYGEPIGIETLTKEVTDHIQQYTQVGGARPFGVALLIGGIENGTPRLYETDPSGTPYEWKAVSIGADRGDLQGFLEENYRDDLTLDEGIGLALRAIASTNDDEIEEGGVDVATISAETEAFVELDNDEISDYIAENELEPSEEDDETDEPAE
- a CDS encoding 2,3,4,5-tetrahydropyridine-2,6-dicarboxylate N-succinyltransferase gives rise to the protein MSIQSEIDDLWQRYQDDDIDAATAGSETLATLDAFLVSLEQGEVRAAEQVGDSGPDGWVVNEWVKRGILLNFGLRETIGRDYGGTTYYDVLPLRDTADLGTRGTRNTPDGTTIRRGAFLGSDCIMMSPSFVNIGAYVGDGTLVDSCDTVGSCAQLGQNVKLGANTLIGGVLEPVEDAPVIIEDGVSLGAGCRVTSGFHVGENTIVGENTLLSPRIPVYDLVAEEVLYGHLPSNRRAFTRYVESSIGDHEIFAGGAYKPAVVALDIEEDTLDKTRREEALRE
- a CDS encoding Rpp14/Pop5 family protein — its product is MKHLPKHLQPRWRYLAVELESWPDAQFDRGDFQRELWYAAQNLYGDSGSAAADLTVLSFSFADGDGETIVRAYRGEEDRARAALTCISTVNGSPVGVRVAGISGTVRACEERYLGRRAGTPKERDVVFEDESRPAVVRDSRIDVRGADGFVGATQLDFE
- a CDS encoding class I SAM-dependent methyltransferase encodes the protein MKKTIEEHAERFSAAAAEYDDEQDSDEYLACANLVVEHADPTDEDVVLDLGTGTGAIALALAPDAKRVVGRDISEGMLEQAREKAQDAGIDNVEFGEGRFRDPNYEDEVDIVTSNFAMHHLSDEEKREAIAVIADLNPDKFVLGDVMFFGTPDPEKPFYSPEVDDPATVGTLADALTDEGFVLTAVERVHEQVGVLVAERFGDAGKRVSLDE